In Falco biarmicus isolate bFalBia1 chromosome 5, bFalBia1.pri, whole genome shotgun sequence, a single genomic region encodes these proteins:
- the SFT2D2 gene encoding vesicle transport protein SFT2B, with product MDKLKRVLSGRDAEEPSGLAEVIDATSLGWGTRVKGFIACFAIGCLCSLLGTCLLWVPKKGLILFAVFYTLGNIASIGSTLFLMGPMQQLKRMFEPTRLIATIVMLLCLILTLCAAFWWGKGLALLFCILQFFALAWYSISFIPFARDAVKKCVSVCLS from the exons ATGGACAAGCTGAAGCGGGTGCTGAGCGGCCGCGACGCGGAGGAGCCGAGCGGCCTGGCTGAG GTTATTGATGCGACTTCGTTAGGTTGGGGCACCCGAGTGAAAGGCTTCATTGCGTGTTTTGCAATAGGGTGCCTGTGCTCGCTCTTG GGTACTTGTCTGCTATGGGTACCAAAGAAAGGGCTGATACTCTTTGCAGTATTTTATACGCTGGGGAATATTGCGTCTATTGGGAG cACTCTTTTTCTTATGGGACCAATGCAACAGTTGAAAAGGATGTTTGAGCCTACACGTTTGATTGCTACTATTGTTATGCTA ttGTGTCTCATACTAACATTATGTGCTGCTTTCTGG TGGGGTAAAGGACTTGCGCTCCTCTTCTGCATCTTACAGTTTTTTGCCTTGGCATG GTACAGCATTTCCTTCATACCGTTTGCAAG GGATGCTGTGAAGAAATGTGTTTCAGTCTGCCTGTCCTGA